A genomic stretch from Lathyrus oleraceus cultivar Zhongwan6 chromosome 2, CAAS_Psat_ZW6_1.0, whole genome shotgun sequence includes:
- the LOC127118062 gene encoding cold and drought-regulated protein CORA, whose translation MDSRNVFLILGLLAMVLVISSEVSARELAETSTNAKEEVAEKSNEVNDAKYYGGGYGHGYGHGHGGYGHGHGGYGHGGGGYGHGGGGGYGHGGGGGYGHGGGGGYNGGGVSNNEVVEKSNEVNDAKYGGGHYGGGHYGGGHYGGGHYGHGGGHHGGHGGASDNGN comes from the exons ATGGATTCCAGAAACGTTTTCCTCATCCTTGGTCTATTGGCCATGGTTCTTGTTATTTCCTCCGAGGTTTCAGCTAGAGAATTAGCTGAGACTTCCACTAATGCCAAAGAGG AAGTTGCTGAAAAGTCAAATGAAGTAAATGATGCCAAATATTACGGTGGAGGTTATGGTCATGGCTATGGTCATGGACATGGAGGCTATGGTCATGGACATGGAGGCTACGGTCATGGTGGTGGAGGTTACGGTCATGGCGGTGGTGGTGGTTACGGTCATGGCGGTGGTGGTGGTTACGGTCATGGCGGCGGTGGTGGATACAACGGTGGCGGTGTTTCCAACAATG AGGTTGTTGAAAAGTCAAATGAAGTAAATGATGCCAAATATGGCGGTGGACACTATGGTGGTGGACACTATGGAGGTGGACACTATGGTGGTGGTCACTACGGTCATGGTGGTGGTCATCATGGTGGACATGGTGGTGCTTCCGACAATGGTAACTGA